The following are from one region of the Abiotrophia defectiva ATCC 49176 genome:
- a CDS encoding alpha/beta fold hydrolase, with the protein MREYRIRETEYTIRYHNFYGKGTPLLFIHGLGCASSFDYIEVAAMLGTSQRIILIDLLGAGYSDKPLGFEYSVRAHAQYLSEFVEDLKLDQVIVFGHSLGGAVAIELCNLISKRVKKLILTESNLDPSSDGAASFDIASLDQTNLEQEFAKKLVYYQQAGYTTWLATLRNWLPKAAFEISRNAVQGGQVSWRQLLYQFDFPKYFIFGEQTLPDPDFEKLQEQGVKIEVVPNAGHSMAWENPEGLAQAIRKCL; encoded by the coding sequence ATGAGAGAGTACAGAATTAGGGAGACTGAATACACCATTCGTTACCATAATTTTTATGGCAAGGGGACACCGCTTCTATTCATACATGGTTTAGGCTGTGCCAGTTCTTTTGACTATATTGAGGTAGCCGCCATGCTGGGGACTAGCCAGCGAATCATTCTGATTGATTTGTTGGGCGCGGGTTACAGCGATAAGCCCTTGGGTTTTGAATATAGTGTTAGGGCTCATGCTCAATATTTAAGTGAGTTTGTGGAAGATTTGAAGCTAGATCAAGTGATTGTTTTCGGCCATAGTCTAGGCGGCGCTGTCGCTATCGAATTATGTAATTTGATTAGCAAGCGCGTCAAGAAGCTGATACTGACTGAATCGAATCTAGACCCAAGTTCAGATGGGGCAGCCAGTTTTGATATTGCGAGTCTGGATCAGACCAACTTGGAGCAGGAATTCGCCAAGAAGCTGGTCTACTACCAACAAGCAGGTTATACAACTTGGCTCGCAACTTTAAGAAATTGGCTGCCAAAGGCGGCATTCGAAATATCTCGAAATGCGGTTCAAGGTGGTCAAGTCTCTTGGAGACAGCTCTTGTATCAATTTGACTTTCCAAAGTATTTTATTTTCGGCGAACAAACACTACCTGACCCTGATTTTGAGAAGTTGCAAGAGCAGGGTGTGAAAATTGAAGTAGTGCCGAATGCAGGCCACTCAATGGCTTGGGAAAATCCTGAGGGGCTGGCGCAGGCTATTCGAAAGTGCCTGTGA
- a CDS encoding VOC family protein, with translation MKLVQIKSAVTVFLVKDIEQSINWYKQWLGEPDSLPMEGVAEYELSPGTWLQLSQAEEVTSSSLILGVEDAKECKQVLEQHHIETGELVDYEVVYVFDVLDPDNNQITFAQEL, from the coding sequence ATGAAATTGGTTCAAATCAAGAGTGCTGTGACAGTCTTTTTGGTAAAGGATATTGAGCAGTCAATTAACTGGTATAAGCAATGGTTAGGTGAGCCTGATAGTCTGCCTATGGAAGGCGTGGCAGAGTATGAACTCAGCCCAGGGACATGGTTGCAACTTTCGCAAGCGGAAGAAGTGACAAGTTCAAGCTTAATCCTAGGCGTAGAAGATGCCAAAGAGTGTAAGCAAGTCTTAGAGCAGCATCATATTGAGACAGGCGAGCTAGTTGACTACGAAGTCGTCTATGTCTTCGATGTTCTGGACCCAGATAATAACCAAATCACTTTCGCTCAAGAATTATAA
- a CDS encoding cupin — MKVYHGRTDIERFEHLVETPSQTVTHLVLPAGQAIGQHHVPYTVVVVPVKGRILFSDEKETAEIYPGVIIRMAPHEVHSLEAVEDSELMVIKSHLAPEA; from the coding sequence ATGAAAGTTTATCACGGTCGCACAGACATTGAGCGTTTTGAGCATTTGGTGGAGACACCTAGCCAGACAGTCACCCACCTGGTCCTACCTGCCGGGCAAGCTATTGGTCAGCACCACGTCCCTTATACGGTGGTCGTCGTCCCAGTCAAAGGGCGAATCCTTTTCTCTGATGAGAAGGAGACAGCCGAAATCTATCCCGGCGTTATCATTCGCATGGCTCCTCACGAAGTACACTCCCTGGAAGCCGTCGAAGATAGCGAACTCATGGTCATCAAATCCCACCTAGCGCCAGAAGCTTAG
- a CDS encoding pullulanase, with protein MKDMRSTQVRRQERYGIKKLSVGVASVLVATTLYFLPGSAQVLAASQANEEASSSQLAADAGNQVTPAPAGQADAGQADGAKPADQDTSAGQADGKKPADASQAAEGAQASDASPADSSPNGSTKPSDGTNPADSTKPTDSATPADTATPAVTPESGASPTATPAAAPQVAPANQAPEIPAGHFRMHFAKLPSDNISEIGAWVWGNGVQAPSNNWPTGAMRFSEDKKTAYGYYLDVPVTPQATAINYLLNNVNDGSKKFTEDLSLAITNPQMKQAWLDENYQASVEEPIPANKNRLRVHYHRADGQYDNWGLWVWGKDVEHPSSDWPKGALEFNQSGPFGRYLDLPITELGKDIHFLLVNKATSKQTKDMSFSDRANHEQVYLHDEEDTVYTTPFKTLSERITRAEVTAPHQVLANFTAVDQLDLAKVQQDLAVSTNTGQPVKVTKIEVDAANKRLILTTEEDVSRTPLKLTYHDETVNSQTGWKLTDSLYNYQGELGSTLQADGSALMRLWAPSADAVTAVLYDKDNPDQVVARVPLTKDASTGLWTVTLDGKNTPAKNLDGYFYHYQVERGGQSVLILDPYAKSLAKWDQATAKEKVAKAAIVDPNKIGPKLSYANIPGFKKREDAVIYEAHVRDFTSDPKLEGQLKSPFGTFSAFAERLSYLKQLGVTHIQLLPVMSYYFANESARAQRELQPSTQNNNYNWGYDPQSYFSLSGMYASDPSKPQARIEEFKQLIKAIHDQGMGVIMDVVYNHTAKTHIFEDIEPGYYHFMNADGSPRESFGGGRLGTTHKMARRVLVDSIKYWTDTFKVDGFRFDMMGDHDAEAIAQAYRAASALNPKVFMLGEGWRTFVGDEGDPVQAADQDWMRSTDGVAVFSDEICNELKSGYPSEGQPRFLTGAPRNVYQIFNNIIANPSNFIADAPGDVIQYIAAHDNLTLHDIIAQSIKKDPKTHAAEIHQRIRLGNLMILTSQGTPFIHSGQEMGRTKQLLDPAYKNKVDDDKAPYKTHLLVDEQGKPFDYPYFVHDSYDSSDIINRFDWSKVAEDGRYPHNQATLAYTRGLIALRKSTDAFRKGTAKEIADQVTMMTSPDIADNDNVIAYQAVDSNGDRYVVVVNADNKVRKLRFNPDRFPGLDKAEALVDGARAGTQALTDLVGVAYDAESVTLQPLTATILRIKAKPDQAPQPAPDQENQAPDRIDPLSVARAGFGGFGGDVAQAPAGQLPATGESQAPLSLWAAVMAGLGSLMVGLGLKKEREAQ; from the coding sequence ATGAAAGATATGCGATCAACTCAAGTCCGACGCCAAGAGCGTTATGGCATTAAGAAACTCAGTGTGGGAGTGGCTTCTGTCCTAGTAGCAACTACCCTATACTTCCTGCCGGGCAGTGCTCAAGTCTTAGCGGCTAGTCAGGCTAATGAAGAGGCATCTAGCAGCCAGTTAGCGGCTGACGCAGGCAACCAGGTGACACCAGCGCCAGCGGGTCAAGCAGACGCTGGGCAGGCTGATGGCGCCAAGCCAGCTGACCAAGACACTTCAGCCGGCCAAGCTGACGGCAAGAAACCAGCTGATGCCAGCCAGGCGGCGGAGGGCGCTCAAGCAAGTGATGCCAGCCCGGCCGACAGCAGCCCAAATGGCAGCACCAAGCCAAGTGATGGCACTAACCCAGCGGACAGCACCAAGCCAACTGACAGCGCCACCCCAGCCGACACTGCCACCCCAGCTGTTACCCCTGAGTCAGGCGCCAGCCCTACTGCTACCCCGGCAGCGGCGCCGCAGGTGGCGCCAGCCAACCAAGCGCCGGAGATTCCGGCGGGGCATTTCCGTATGCATTTTGCTAAGTTGCCAAGCGATAATATTAGCGAGATTGGCGCCTGGGTATGGGGTAACGGGGTCCAAGCGCCGTCCAACAATTGGCCGACTGGGGCGATGCGCTTCTCGGAAGACAAGAAGACGGCCTATGGTTACTACCTAGATGTGCCGGTGACACCGCAGGCGACCGCCATCAACTACTTGCTCAACAACGTCAACGATGGCAGTAAGAAGTTTACCGAGGACCTAAGCCTGGCCATCACCAACCCGCAAATGAAACAAGCCTGGTTGGACGAAAACTACCAAGCTAGCGTGGAAGAGCCAATTCCAGCCAACAAGAATCGCCTGCGCGTCCACTATCACCGGGCTGACGGCCAGTATGACAACTGGGGTCTCTGGGTCTGGGGTAAGGATGTGGAGCACCCCTCTAGCGACTGGCCTAAGGGCGCCCTAGAATTCAATCAGAGCGGGCCTTTTGGTCGCTACTTAGACTTACCTATTACAGAACTTGGAAAGGACATTCATTTCTTACTCGTGAACAAAGCAACTTCAAAACAAACCAAAGACATGAGCTTCAGCGACCGCGCCAACCATGAGCAAGTCTACCTGCATGATGAGGAAGACACGGTCTACACGACGCCATTTAAGACCTTATCTGAACGTATTACCCGTGCCGAAGTGACGGCGCCGCACCAAGTCTTAGCCAACTTTACGGCAGTGGATCAGTTGGACCTAGCCAAAGTCCAACAAGATTTGGCGGTTAGCACGAATACCGGTCAGCCGGTCAAAGTCACTAAGATTGAAGTCGACGCAGCTAACAAGCGTCTGATTCTGACAACTGAAGAGGATGTCAGCCGGACGCCGCTTAAGCTGACCTATCATGACGAGACCGTCAATAGCCAGACCGGTTGGAAGCTAACGGACTCTCTCTATAATTATCAGGGCGAGTTAGGCTCTACCTTACAGGCAGACGGTTCTGCTCTGATGCGTCTCTGGGCGCCAAGCGCGGACGCCGTGACCGCTGTCCTCTATGACAAGGATAATCCGGACCAAGTGGTAGCGCGCGTGCCTTTGACTAAGGACGCTAGCACGGGCCTGTGGACGGTGACCTTGGATGGCAAAAACACGCCAGCCAAGAATCTGGACGGTTACTTCTACCACTACCAAGTGGAGCGTGGCGGTCAGTCGGTTCTGATCTTAGACCCTTATGCTAAGTCCTTAGCCAAATGGGACCAAGCCACTGCCAAGGAAAAAGTAGCCAAGGCTGCCATCGTGGATCCAAATAAGATTGGACCAAAATTATCCTATGCTAATATTCCTGGCTTTAAGAAACGTGAAGATGCGGTCATCTATGAAGCCCATGTCCGCGACTTCACTTCTGATCCTAAGTTAGAAGGTCAGCTCAAGTCGCCATTTGGGACCTTCTCAGCCTTTGCGGAACGTCTCAGCTATCTCAAACAACTGGGTGTGACCCATATCCAACTCTTGCCAGTCATGAGTTACTACTTTGCTAATGAGAGTGCTCGTGCTCAGCGTGAGCTCCAACCAAGCACCCAAAACAATAACTACAACTGGGGCTATGACCCGCAATCCTACTTCAGTCTCAGCGGTATGTATGCTAGCGACCCAAGCAAGCCACAAGCCCGCATTGAAGAATTCAAACAATTAATCAAGGCTATCCATGACCAAGGCATGGGGGTTATCATGGACGTGGTCTACAACCACACGGCTAAGACCCATATCTTTGAAGACATTGAGCCAGGTTACTACCATTTCATGAATGCTGATGGTAGTCCGCGTGAAAGCTTCGGTGGCGGGCGTCTAGGGACTACCCATAAGATGGCGCGTCGGGTCCTGGTGGATTCCATTAAATACTGGACCGACACCTTCAAGGTGGACGGCTTCCGTTTCGACATGATGGGGGACCATGATGCTGAAGCCATTGCCCAAGCTTACCGGGCAGCCAGCGCCCTCAATCCTAAGGTCTTCATGCTTGGGGAAGGTTGGCGGACCTTTGTCGGGGACGAAGGGGATCCTGTTCAAGCGGCCGACCAAGATTGGATGCGGTCGACTGACGGTGTAGCGGTCTTCTCCGATGAGATTTGTAACGAGCTCAAGTCCGGCTACCCATCTGAAGGGCAACCGCGCTTCTTAACGGGTGCGCCACGCAATGTCTACCAAATCTTCAATAATATTATTGCCAATCCAAGTAACTTTATTGCGGATGCACCGGGTGATGTGATTCAATACATTGCTGCTCACGACAACTTGACCTTGCATGATATTATCGCTCAATCCATTAAGAAGGACCCTAAGACCCATGCGGCTGAGATTCATCAACGCATTCGTTTGGGTAACCTCATGATTCTGACTTCCCAAGGGACACCATTTATCCATTCCGGTCAGGAAATGGGGCGGACCAAGCAATTGTTGGACCCTGCCTACAAGAATAAGGTGGATGACGACAAGGCGCCTTATAAGACCCATCTCTTAGTCGATGAGCAGGGCAAACCATTCGACTATCCATACTTTGTTCACGATTCCTATGATTCTTCCGATATCATTAACCGCTTTGACTGGAGTAAGGTTGCCGAAGATGGCCGATATCCTCACAACCAAGCCACGCTAGCCTACACTCGCGGCTTGATTGCCTTACGTAAGTCTACCGATGCTTTCCGCAAAGGAACGGCTAAGGAAATCGCCGACCAAGTGACCATGATGACGTCGCCAGATATTGCGGATAACGATAATGTCATTGCCTATCAGGCGGTGGACTCTAATGGCGACCGCTATGTGGTGGTAGTCAATGCAGATAATAAGGTTCGCAAGCTACGCTTCAACCCTGACCGCTTCCCTGGTTTGGATAAGGCAGAAGCCTTGGTGGACGGGGCTCGTGCCGGGACCCAGGCCTTGACGGATCTAGTAGGGGTAGCCTATGATGCAGAATCGGTCACCTTGCAACCATTAACGGCGACGATCTTGCGGATCAAGGCCAAGCCAGATCAAGCGCCTCAGCCTGCCCCTGATCAAGAAAATCAAGCGCCAGACCGAATTGATCCTCTGTCTGTGGCGCGTGCCGGTTTTGGTGGTTTTGGTGGCGATGTCGCTCAAGCACCAGCAGGCCAACTGCCTGCAACCGGTGAGAGCCAAGCCCCACTCAGTCTCTGGGCAGCGGTCATGGCCGGCTTAGGTAGCCTCATGGTCGGCTTAGGCTTGAAGAAAGAACGCGAGGCACAATAG